A window of the Sulfurimonas sp. genome harbors these coding sequences:
- the soxC gene encoding sulfite dehydrogenase, whose product MDNKKSEKDLEVSSRRDFFKKTAVMSAAALAGTSLSASSTASENDDPAIMHHPKWGQTWGDPITKNLYGIPSAYEHNVTRRYTKLLASGNYRASIAVTPIHESEGIITPNGLFFSRSHGGVAHVDPNEFRLMIHGLVEKPIVLTLDQLKRYPSVTRTHFIECPANGGQEWRAPQFNSLQFSKGFMSCAQWTGVYIKTILKDLGIKPEAQWMLAEGSDNSEMGRTVPMDKVWDDAMIVWGQNGEALRPEQGYPVRLLLPGWEGNLCVKWLKRLEFSNEPWFAKEETSRYTALKPSGKAIQHFYANEVNSTVVKPSPEKPWTDLKAGDVVEIEGLAWSGMGTITKVDLSFDGGDNYVEASLKGLVLPKCWTRWSYLYTIPKDFKHTNGKQLLLTSRAMDDAGYIQPTVQQEVDVMGVESIYHRNGIETWEVNEKGEVNHVQIRKN is encoded by the coding sequence ATGGATAACAAAAAATCTGAAAAAGATTTAGAAGTATCTAGCAGAAGAGATTTTTTCAAAAAAACTGCTGTAATGTCTGCGGCTGCTCTTGCTGGTACTAGTCTTTCTGCATCATCTACTGCATCAGAAAATGACGATCCTGCTATCATGCATCACCCTAAATGGGGTCAAACTTGGGGTGATCCAATAACTAAAAATCTATACGGAATACCATCTGCTTACGAGCATAATGTAACTAGAAGATATACAAAACTTTTAGCATCTGGTAACTATAGAGCATCAATTGCTGTAACACCGATTCACGAATCAGAAGGTATCATTACTCCAAATGGTCTTTTCTTTTCACGTTCTCACGGTGGTGTGGCTCATGTAGATCCAAACGAATTCCGTTTAATGATTCACGGTTTAGTTGAAAAACCAATTGTTCTTACATTAGATCAATTAAAGCGTTATCCAAGCGTAACACGTACTCACTTTATTGAATGTCCTGCTAATGGTGGACAAGAGTGGCGTGCTCCTCAGTTTAACTCACTTCAATTTTCTAAAGGTTTCATGAGTTGTGCTCAATGGACTGGTGTATACATCAAAACTATCCTTAAAGACTTAGGTATTAAACCTGAAGCTCAATGGATGCTTGCAGAAGGTAGTGATAACTCAGAAATGGGTCGTACAGTACCTATGGATAAAGTTTGGGATGATGCAATGATCGTTTGGGGACAAAATGGTGAAGCTCTTCGTCCTGAACAAGGTTATCCAGTTCGTCTTCTTCTTCCAGGTTGGGAAGGTAACTTATGTGTTAAATGGCTTAAACGTTTAGAATTTTCTAATGAGCCATGGTTCGCAAAAGAGGAGACTTCTAGATATACTGCTCTTAAACCAAGTGGTAAAGCTATCCAACATTTCTATGCAAATGAAGTAAACTCTACTGTTGTTAAACCATCTCCTGAAAAACCATGGACTGATTTAAAAGCAGGTGACGTAGTTGAGATCGAAGGTTTAGCATGGTCTGGTATGGGTACGATTACTAAAGTTGACTTATCATTTGATGGTGGTGACAACTATGTTGAAGCAAGCCTAAAAGGTCTTGTATTACCTAAGTGTTGGACTAGATGGTCTTACCTTTATACTATTCCAAAAGATTTCAAACATACTAACGGTAAACAACTTTTACTTACATCTCGTGCGATGGATGATGCTGGTTATATTCAACCAACAGTTCAGCAAGAGGTTGATGTAATGGGTGTTGAATCAATCTATCATAGAAATGGTATTGAAACTTGGGAAGTAAATGAGAAAGGAGAGGTGAATCATGTTCAAATTAGAAAAAACTAA
- the aroC gene encoding chorismate synthase, translating to MNSFGEKLRFSTFGESHGKALGCILDGVPAGLKIDEEYIQSELDRRKPGKSEFETARKEADKIEILSGVFEGLSTGTPIAMVIYNTNQKSKDYSNIKDVFRPGHADFTYFHKYGLRDYRGGGRSSARETAARVAAGAIAKLMIKELGIEVKSGICEIDGIKSKNYDYNAAKKSIIYALDAEMEEAQKEAILNAKNEHDSVGGVSRVEISGVPVGLGQPLYYKLDGVLADAMMGINAVKAVEIGDGILSASAKGSYNNDEIRSNGFESNHAGGILGGISNGDDIILNVHFKPTPSIFKEQHTIDVNNNELDFSLKGRHDPCVAIRGTIVCEAMAAIVIADMCLLNMGSNMDGVLKYYKN from the coding sequence GTGAATAGTTTTGGTGAAAAATTAAGATTTTCAACATTTGGTGAATCACATGGAAAAGCTCTTGGATGTATACTTGATGGAGTACCGGCTGGTTTGAAAATTGATGAAGAGTATATTCAAAGTGAACTAGATCGTAGAAAACCTGGTAAAAGCGAGTTTGAAACGGCAAGAAAAGAGGCTGACAAGATTGAAATACTTAGTGGTGTTTTTGAAGGCTTAAGTACAGGTACACCTATAGCTATGGTTATTTACAATACTAACCAAAAATCTAAAGACTACTCAAATATAAAAGATGTTTTCCGTCCGGGACATGCCGATTTTACATATTTTCATAAATACGGTTTACGTGATTATCGTGGTGGTGGAAGAAGCTCGGCCCGTGAAACAGCAGCTCGTGTAGCTGCCGGTGCAATAGCAAAGCTTATGATTAAAGAGCTTGGCATAGAAGTAAAAAGCGGTATTTGTGAGATAGATGGCATCAAATCTAAAAACTATGACTATAACGCGGCTAAAAAAAGTATTATCTATGCATTGGATGCCGAGATGGAAGAGGCTCAAAAAGAAGCTATATTAAATGCTAAAAATGAACATGATTCTGTAGGTGGTGTTTCACGTGTAGAGATCAGTGGTGTTCCAGTAGGACTTGGTCAGCCGCTTTACTATAAACTTGATGGTGTTTTAGCAGATGCTATGATGGGGATAAATGCTGTAAAAGCAGTTGAAATCGGTGATGGGATTTTATCTGCATCAGCTAAAGGCTCATACAATAACGATGAGATCCGCTCAAATGGATTTGAATCTAATCATGCTGGTGGAATTTTAGGCGGGATCAGTAACGGTGACGATATTATTCTAAATGTACATTTTAAGCCTACACCATCAATTTTTAAAGAACAACACACTATAGATGTGAACAATAACGAATTAGACTTTTCATTAAAGGGCAGACATGATCCATGTGTAGCTATTCGCGGGACGATTGTGTGCGAAGCTATGGCTGCTATTGTAATTGCAGATATGTGTCTTTTAAATATGGGTTCTAATATGGACGGTGTATTAAAATACTATAAAAATTAG
- the rnc gene encoding ribonuclease III: MSNDIKKLEKALGYKFKTPRLITEALTHKSYKQPYDNERLEFLGDAVLDLIVGEYLYKKFPKSDEGKLSKIRASLVNEDGFTKLAKYLNLGDYIYISNAEEKNGGREKASLLSNAFEAVIGAIYLESGLEQAEKIALKLLDKNYKNITLDDLFKDFKTSLQEITQARFGIIPEYDVIAARGPDHKKEFEVAVVINDKEYARAIGKSKKIAQQEAAKVAVSMLKKEK, encoded by the coding sequence ATGTCAAATGATATTAAAAAGTTGGAGAAAGCCCTGGGGTATAAGTTTAAAACCCCAAGGCTTATTACCGAAGCGCTTACACATAAAAGTTATAAACAGCCATATGATAATGAGCGCTTAGAATTCTTAGGTGATGCTGTGCTTGATTTGATTGTTGGGGAGTATCTATATAAAAAATTTCCAAAATCAGATGAGGGTAAACTTTCTAAAATAAGAGCATCATTAGTTAATGAAGACGGTTTTACTAAATTGGCAAAGTATTTAAATCTTGGAGATTATATATACATCTCAAATGCAGAAGAAAAAAACGGCGGAAGAGAAAAAGCATCACTCTTGTCAAATGCATTTGAAGCGGTTATTGGCGCAATCTATCTTGAGTCAGGTTTGGAACAAGCAGAAAAGATTGCTTTAAAACTTTTAGACAAAAATTATAAAAATATAACTTTGGATGACCTATTTAAAGATTTTAAAACATCTTTGCAAGAGATAACTCAAGCTAGGTTTGGAATCATTCCTGAGTATGATGTTATAGCAGCACGTGGACCTGATCATAAAAAAGAGTTTGAAGTAGCTGTTGTTATAAATGATAAAGAGTATGCAAGAGCTATCGGAAAAAGTAAGAAAATAGCTCAACAAGAAGCTGCAAAGGTAGCAGTGAGTATGTTAAAGAAGGAAAAGTAG
- the rnhA gene encoding ribonuclease HI produces the protein MKKITLFSDGSALGNPGPGGYGVVLRYGNKEKELFGGEAHTTNNRMELLGAIEGLRALKEPCEVEIVSDSSYVVKAINEWLEGWIKKDFKKVKNIDLWKEYIEVSKPHKIKATWVRGHNGHDENERCDQLARDEAQRQKELLENN, from the coding sequence GTGAAGAAAATAACTCTTTTCAGTGATGGAAGTGCTCTTGGAAATCCTGGTCCCGGCGGATATGGCGTAGTTTTACGTTACGGGAATAAAGAAAAAGAACTCTTTGGCGGAGAAGCACATACTACAAATAACAGGATGGAGCTACTTGGAGCTATAGAAGGTCTGCGTGCTCTGAAAGAGCCATGTGAAGTTGAGATTGTATCCGATTCTTCATATGTTGTTAAAGCGATAAACGAATGGCTTGAAGGCTGGATAAAAAAAGATTTTAAAAAAGTTAAAAATATAGATCTTTGGAAAGAGTACATTGAGGTATCAAAACCACATAAAATAAAAGCTACTTGGGTTAGAGGACATAACGGTCATGATGAGAATGAACGTTGTGATCAGCTTGCCCGTGATGAAGCACAGAGACAAAAAGAATTATTGGAGAATAATTAA
- a CDS encoding tetratricopeptide repeat protein, with translation MNSFFIEFRDPLFGVIVFFVIVFLITISSYWWAKYKSKEHTKSLDNFLNDFKKIPSSKDMEQLISKGEMSEKSWLLLAALYSKNGDYEKSIEIYSELIKITDKSTVTEIMYLLGKTYFKAGFLERSKKIFLTILKDNPRSPKVLHNLLLVYEYMKDYNSALEVLEPLDELKTDIELDTQYLKATKIIYSTKLGVDEKSEQLLEIYKQSGNLTYMIFEFLFRHNPKFAWKNLDASKSELLTDVFWNLQRKDLDFDIISQNGYLRELYSARGDIKDVSKSSVFEFDILINLDKKASATLSFEYICDNCKHVYPFAFNRCANCHSIDTSNIEISLVKDFNREYCEENNSFQ, from the coding sequence ATGAATAGTTTTTTCATAGAGTTCCGTGATCCGTTATTTGGAGTAATTGTTTTTTTTGTAATCGTTTTTTTGATCACTATATCATCTTATTGGTGGGCAAAATACAAGAGTAAAGAACATACAAAATCATTGGATAATTTTTTAAATGATTTTAAAAAGATACCATCATCCAAAGATATGGAGCAGTTAATCTCAAAGGGTGAGATGAGTGAAAAGTCTTGGTTATTGTTGGCTGCACTTTATTCTAAAAATGGTGATTATGAAAAAAGTATAGAGATATATTCCGAACTTATAAAAATCACTGATAAATCAACTGTAACAGAGATCATGTATCTACTGGGAAAGACCTATTTCAAAGCAGGATTTTTAGAACGTTCCAAAAAAATATTTTTAACTATACTCAAAGATAATCCACGATCTCCAAAAGTATTACATAACCTTCTTTTAGTTTATGAATATATGAAAGATTATAATAGTGCCTTAGAAGTTTTGGAACCTTTGGATGAGTTAAAAACAGATATAGAATTAGATACGCAGTATCTAAAAGCGACAAAAATTATCTATTCTACTAAGCTAGGGGTTGATGAAAAGAGTGAACAGCTATTAGAGATATATAAACAGAGTGGGAATTTAACATATATGATATTTGAATTTCTATTTAGGCACAATCCAAAATTTGCATGGAAAAATTTAGATGCTTCAAAAAGCGAACTATTAACGGATGTGTTTTGGAATTTACAAAGAAAAGATTTAGATTTTGATATAATTTCACAAAATGGTTACTTGCGTGAGCTTTATAGTGCCAGAGGGGACATTAAAGACGTTAGCAAAAGCAGTGTTTTCGAGTTTGATATTTTAATAAACCTAGATAAAAAAGCAAGTGCAACACTGAGTTTTGAATATATCTGTGATAATTGTAAACATGTATACCCTTTTGCTTTTAACAGGTGTGCTAATTGTCACTCAATAGACACATCAAACATAGAGATATCACTTGTAAAAGACTTTAATAGGGAATATTGTGAAGAAAATAACTCTTTTCAGTGA
- a CDS encoding cyclic nucleotide-binding domain-containing protein encodes MNQKYTVDDVEEFLEITQNEESRVDTEIMQKLLSVQNKIKIFKNIDPNELKVVVYDLKFLRYNYKDHILEQGSQSSDIYYLIDGECQVFKDKYQIGEIEPGSSFGESGAIFGKKRNATVICSSKTASLLSFKIDQENFDFSSAALAILYKNLAAEINAKLDKLNNKVASKMHDISTL; translated from the coding sequence ATGAATCAAAAATATACCGTTGATGATGTAGAAGAGTTTTTAGAAATAACACAAAACGAAGAGTCAAGAGTCGATACCGAAATTATGCAAAAACTCTTAAGTGTTCAAAATAAGATAAAAATATTTAAGAATATAGACCCTAATGAGTTAAAAGTAGTCGTTTATGATCTTAAGTTCTTACGCTATAACTATAAAGACCATATACTGGAGCAAGGTTCACAAAGTAGTGATATTTATTATCTTATAGACGGTGAATGCCAAGTTTTTAAAGACAAGTATCAAATAGGAGAAATAGAACCTGGAAGTTCTTTTGGTGAGAGTGGAGCGATATTTGGTAAAAAAAGAAACGCAACTGTTATATGTTCTAGTAAGACAGCTAGCCTTTTATCTTTTAAAATTGATCAAGAAAATTTTGATTTTTCATCTGCTGCTTTGGCTATTTTATATAAAAACTTAGCCGCTGAAATAAATGCAAAGTTAGATAAGCTTAATAATAAAGTAGCTTCTAAAATGCATGATATCAGTACTTTATAA
- a CDS encoding YeiH family protein, with protein MAFSQENRKGTISGIIFVAIFAAAATMIADLSAVKSLGISPLVIGIVMGIFYANTLHNHIPGEWGTGITFSGKKILRFAIVFYGFRITFQEIADVGMSGFMVSLIMLATTFIFGSYLGYKIFKMEKDTAMLTASGASVCGAAAVLATEPVLKAEGHKTAIAVSMVVLFGTISMFLYPVLYASIIEPATGFLHMTPQEFGIYVGGTIHEVAQVVAVPASVQGAPAEMANSAVIVKMTRVIMIAPMLILLGIYLSYSAKKSGGEAGKVGLVIPWFAVYFVAMAGFNSLQIVPQNIVDVINEIDTFLLTMAMTALGMGTIFSKFKGLGLAPLYTAGAMFLWLVIGGFVVTKLVVATF; from the coding sequence ATGGCATTTTCACAAGAAAACAGAAAAGGTACGATCTCTGGAATCATATTTGTTGCTATTTTTGCAGCAGCAGCAACTATGATTGCAGATTTGTCGGCAGTTAAATCATTAGGTATCTCTCCTCTAGTTATAGGTATAGTTATGGGTATTTTTTATGCAAACACTCTTCATAATCATATTCCAGGTGAGTGGGGTACAGGAATTACATTCTCTGGTAAAAAAATATTACGTTTTGCGATTGTTTTTTACGGGTTCCGTATTACATTTCAAGAGATTGCAGATGTTGGTATGAGTGGATTTATGGTTTCACTTATTATGCTTGCTACTACATTCATTTTCGGATCATATCTAGGTTATAAAATATTTAAAATGGAAAAAGATACAGCTATGCTAACAGCTAGTGGGGCATCAGTTTGTGGTGCAGCTGCTGTTTTAGCAACTGAGCCTGTACTAAAAGCAGAAGGGCACAAAACTGCGATTGCAGTTTCAATGGTTGTGCTTTTTGGTACTATCTCTATGTTTTTATATCCTGTTCTTTATGCATCTATAATTGAGCCTGCTACTGGTTTTTTACATATGACACCTCAAGAGTTTGGTATATATGTTGGTGGTACAATTCATGAAGTAGCTCAAGTTGTCGCTGTGCCTGCTTCGGTTCAGGGAGCACCTGCTGAGATGGCAAATTCTGCGGTGATTGTTAAGATGACAAGAGTTATTATGATAGCTCCTATGCTTATTCTTTTAGGAATTTATCTTTCATATTCTGCTAAAAAAAGTGGTGGTGAAGCTGGTAAAGTAGGTCTTGTTATACCATGGTTTGCTGTTTATTTTGTAGCTATGGCAGGATTTAATTCACTTCAAATTGTTCCTCAAAATATAGTTGATGTTATAAATGAGATTGATACATTTTTACTTACTATGGCCATGACTGCTCTTGGAATGGGAACAATCTTTTCTAAATTTAAAGGTTTAGGTTTAGCACCTCTATATACTGCAGGAGCTATGTTCTTGTGGTTAGTAATAGGTGGTTTTGTTGTAACTAAGCTAGTTGTTGCGACATTTTAG
- the ccoG gene encoding cytochrome c oxidase accessory protein CcoG: MENQNIKETSSWRIKRYYFYAFVTVIALVLPWIQVNGNHFFLLSFDKLQLHLAFVKFDMQEMYLMPFVLMLLFLGIFGITVMGGRVFCGWACPQTIFRVIYRDLIETKILGLRKRIKNKQQEPDMTKPENKVKKLIAVIIWTVLGFIATANFLWYFVPPEDFFAYLANPSEHMTLVGILVVVTLFLLYSVVKIKEDWCVYVCPYSRIQSVLYDEHTVMAIYDPHRGGIIYDENKDKLPSKTQSEIQDREPTAECTACESCVTVCPTHIDIRKGLQLECINCLECVDACTTVMGKLGKESLVRWSSDYEVIDQKGKTKLFRTKIIAYIVLLLVVMVALGIMSTKKEHMLLNVNKENRLYSIHKVADEKFKVDNAYEFLLQNTQRENMKFFFEIIPPKGMEGKIVIDKPTKPFTVVPGVKKKKIVVFTTTEKLVDSDRHDTVIPITIRAYAVGHDKADSEPKIEVFRNSTFTYPRSDMLK, encoded by the coding sequence ATGGAAAACCAAAATATTAAAGAAACTTCTTCATGGAGGATTAAAAGATATTACTTTTACGCTTTTGTAACTGTTATAGCTTTGGTCTTACCATGGATACAAGTAAATGGAAACCACTTTTTTCTACTAAGTTTTGACAAACTTCAACTACATCTAGCTTTTGTTAAATTTGATATGCAAGAGATGTACTTAATGCCTTTTGTATTAATGCTTCTATTTTTAGGAATCTTTGGTATTACCGTTATGGGTGGACGTGTATTCTGTGGATGGGCTTGTCCCCAAACAATATTTCGTGTAATTTATCGTGATCTTATAGAAACAAAAATTTTAGGTCTTCGCAAGCGTATTAAAAATAAACAGCAAGAGCCGGATATGACAAAACCGGAAAATAAAGTTAAAAAATTGATAGCTGTTATTATTTGGACTGTTCTAGGATTCATAGCTACTGCAAACTTTCTTTGGTACTTTGTTCCTCCAGAAGACTTTTTTGCATATCTAGCAAATCCATCAGAACATATGACATTAGTTGGAATTTTGGTTGTTGTAACTCTATTTTTACTTTATTCTGTTGTAAAAATAAAAGAAGACTGGTGTGTATATGTATGTCCTTATAGCCGTATTCAATCAGTTTTATATGATGAACATACTGTTATGGCTATCTATGATCCACATCGTGGGGGTATCATCTACGATGAAAACAAAGATAAGCTTCCAAGTAAAACTCAAAGTGAGATTCAAGATCGTGAACCTACTGCAGAATGTACTGCATGTGAGAGTTGTGTGACTGTATGTCCTACGCATATAGATATTCGTAAGGGACTTCAACTAGAGTGTATCAACTGTTTAGAGTGTGTTGATGCATGTACTACTGTTATGGGTAAACTTGGTAAAGAGTCTTTAGTTAGATGGTCAAGTGATTATGAAGTGATTGATCAAAAAGGTAAAACTAAACTTTTCCGCACTAAGATAATCGCATATATAGTTTTACTTTTAGTTGTAATGGTTGCACTTGGTATTATGAGTACTAAAAAAGAGCATATGCTTTTAAATGTAAATAAAGAGAATCGTCTTTATTCTATTCATAAAGTAGCTGATGAAAAATTCAAAGTTGATAATGCATATGAGTTCCTACTTCAAAATACACAACGTGAAAATATGAAGTTCTTCTTTGAGATTATTCCACCAAAAGGGATGGAAGGTAAAATAGTTATAGATAAACCGACAAAACCTTTTACTGTAGTACCTGGTGTTAAAAAGAAAAAAATAGTAGTATTTACAACTACGGAAAAACTTGTAGATAGTGACAGACACGATACGGTGATTCCTATTACTATTAGAGCATATGCAGTTGGTCACGATAAAGCAGACAGTGAGCCTAAAATAGAAGTTTTTAGAAACTCTACATTTACATATCCTAGAAGCGATATGTTAAAATAA